The proteins below come from a single Penaeus monodon isolate SGIC_2016 chromosome 23, NSTDA_Pmon_1, whole genome shotgun sequence genomic window:
- the LOC119588137 gene encoding peroxisomal membrane protein PEX13-like (The sequence of the model RefSeq protein was modified relative to this genomic sequence to represent the inferred CDS: added 40 bases not found in genome assembly) — MVKQTKITIENIYILELSYILSSEILTTCNQSENSLQIFPSVSLSFRARSRGHSFRARSRYSRDKGIKMKFLSCLLLAVAACALADEGPSQAYSAPPPNPQPGPPPPPGPNFGPPPPLPGGPSFTYGPPPPLPQPSGPLSYGPPPPAPTDFQFPTSYGNSLSLFDGECGYWKALSTFLVVGVGLTGLAILFRVWPLPLSFFPADATSRLHDPDFISSVIEQATDISKILMAISDATMNTSE, encoded by the exons attgaaaacatatatattctaGAATTATCATACATCCTGTCCTCTGAGATCCTGACTACCTGCAACCAATCAGAAAATAGCTTGCAAATTTTCCCTAGTGTGTCACTCAG TTTCCGTGCTAGGTCAAGAGGTCACAGCTTCAGGGCACGATCAAGATACTCCCGTGATAAAGGAATCAAG ATGAAGTTTTTGTCGTGTCTCCTGCTGGCGGTGGCTGCCTGCGCCCTCGCGGATGAAGGGCCAAGTCAGGCTTACAGCG AGGTCCTAACTTCGGCCCTCCTCCACCCCTGCCAGGTGGCCCTAGCTTCACCTacgggcctcctcctcctctccctcagccgTCAGGTCCTCTTTCCTACgggcccccccctcctgcccccactGATTTCCAGTTTCCCACTTCGTATGGCAA ctccctctcgctcttcgaCGGCGAGTGCGGCTACTGGAAGGCCCTCAGCACCTTCCTGGTGGTGGGCGTGGGGCTCACCGGCCTCGCCATCCTCTTCAGGGTgtggcctctccccctctccttcttcccagcCGACGCCACCTCGCGCCTCCATGACCCGGATTTCATCTCCTCGGTGATCGAACAAGCTACGGATATTTCGAAAATCCTGATGGCCATTTCGGATGCTACGATGAACACGAGCGAAtaa